A region of Streptomyces deccanensis DNA encodes the following proteins:
- a CDS encoding TIGR03086 family metal-binding protein, which produces MRSGATAGRRALLDRHAEAQDLFGARVHAVRDDQWGADTPCAEWSVRDLVNHLVSEQLWVPSLVRDGCMIEEVGDTFGGDLLGSDPAASWDTAAHSAREALSAPGALDRTVHLSYGDTPATAYCAQMAADLVVHAWDLSRAIGADERLPGELVRFAVDEIAPYAGDLEKSGLFAAPVAPPVGADAQTRLLCLLGRRP; this is translated from the coding sequence ATGAGATCCGGCGCGACCGCGGGGAGGCGTGCGCTGCTCGACCGGCACGCCGAGGCCCAGGACCTCTTCGGCGCGCGGGTCCACGCCGTCCGGGACGACCAGTGGGGGGCGGACACGCCCTGCGCCGAGTGGTCGGTCCGCGACCTCGTCAACCACCTCGTCTCCGAGCAGCTGTGGGTGCCCTCGCTGGTCCGGGACGGCTGCATGATCGAGGAGGTCGGCGACACGTTCGGCGGGGACCTGCTGGGGTCCGACCCCGCGGCCTCCTGGGACACCGCCGCGCACTCCGCGCGGGAGGCGCTCTCGGCGCCCGGTGCGCTGGACCGCACGGTCCACCTGTCGTACGGCGACACCCCGGCGACCGCGTACTGCGCCCAGATGGCCGCCGATCTCGTCGTGCACGCGTGGGATCTTTCGCGGGCGATCGGGGCGGACGAGCGGCTGCCGGGGGAGCTGGTGCGGTTCGCGGTGGACGAGATCGCTCCGTACGCCGGTGATCTGGAGAAGAGCGGGCTGTTCGCGGCGCCGGTGGCTCCGCCGGTGGGGGCGGACGCGCAGACCAGGTTGTTGTGTCTGCTCGGGCGGAGGCCCTAG
- a CDS encoding aminotransferase class I/II-fold pyridoxal phosphate-dependent enzyme yields MPSNSNPVLEALERYRRGGRRAFSPPGHKGGTGVDARVALTLGPDVLASDVLALNGLDDRRMSGRVLERAEELMADAVDADRAYFSTCGSSLSVKASMLAVAGPHEKLLIARNAHKSVIAGVILAGVEPVWVRPRWDAEHALSHPPGPEQVAEAFERAPDAKGMLLVTPTAYGTCADIAAIAEVCHAHGRPLIVDEAWGAHLPFHEALPSWAMDAGADLCVTSVHKMGAGLEQGSVFHLRGDLVDPAVLRLRGDLLNTTSPSVLMWAALDGWRRQMVESGHELLDQALRLAARLRTEVAALPGLVPLADDELTGPGRAFAYDPLMVVIDVAGLGTSGYAAVEWLREHHRVDLGLGDHRRVVAQLTHADTEESCAALLDALTDLVKRRESLPPRPDMRLPEPEELELESVMLPRDAFFGPVEQVPLEEAVGRVAAEPASPYPPGVPVICPGERIDRAVVEYLGSGVEHGMYVPDPSDPELRTLRVVAR; encoded by the coding sequence TTGCCAAGCAACTCCAACCCCGTCCTGGAGGCGCTGGAGCGCTACCGGCGCGGCGGGCGTCGGGCTTTCTCGCCGCCCGGTCACAAGGGCGGTACGGGTGTGGACGCGCGGGTCGCGCTCACGCTCGGCCCCGATGTGTTGGCCTCGGACGTGCTCGCCCTCAACGGGCTGGACGACCGGCGGATGTCGGGCCGGGTCCTGGAGCGCGCCGAGGAGCTGATGGCGGACGCGGTGGACGCGGACCGTGCGTACTTCTCCACCTGCGGCAGCTCCCTGTCGGTGAAGGCGTCGATGCTGGCGGTCGCCGGGCCGCACGAGAAGCTGCTGATCGCGCGCAACGCCCACAAATCGGTGATCGCGGGCGTGATCCTGGCGGGCGTCGAACCGGTGTGGGTGCGCCCGCGCTGGGACGCCGAGCACGCGCTGTCGCATCCGCCGGGCCCCGAGCAGGTCGCCGAGGCCTTCGAGCGGGCGCCCGACGCGAAGGGCATGCTGCTGGTCACGCCCACGGCGTACGGCACCTGTGCGGACATCGCCGCGATCGCGGAGGTCTGTCACGCGCACGGCCGGCCGCTGATCGTCGACGAGGCGTGGGGCGCCCATCTGCCGTTCCACGAGGCCCTGCCGAGCTGGGCGATGGACGCGGGTGCCGACCTGTGTGTGACGTCGGTGCACAAGATGGGCGCGGGCCTGGAGCAGGGCTCGGTCTTCCATCTGCGGGGCGACCTGGTCGATCCGGCCGTGCTCAGGCTCCGCGGCGATCTGCTCAACACCACCAGCCCGTCGGTCCTGATGTGGGCGGCGCTGGACGGCTGGCGGCGGCAGATGGTGGAGAGCGGCCATGAACTCCTCGATCAGGCGCTGAGGTTGGCGGCCCGGCTGCGTACGGAGGTGGCCGCGCTGCCCGGACTCGTCCCGCTAGCCGACGACGAACTCACCGGTCCCGGGCGGGCGTTCGCGTACGACCCGCTGATGGTCGTGATCGACGTCGCCGGTCTCGGCACGAGCGGCTACGCGGCCGTCGAGTGGTTGCGCGAGCACCACCGGGTCGATCTCGGGCTCGGCGACCACCGGCGTGTGGTCGCCCAACTCACCCACGCCGACACGGAGGAGAGCTGCGCTGCCCTGCTGGACGCCCTGACGGACCTGGTGAAGCGGCGCGAGTCGCTGCCGCCGCGGCCGGACATGCGGCTGCCCGAACCGGAGGAGCTGGAGCTGGAGAGCGTGATGCTCCCCCGCGACGCGTTCTTCGGGCCGGTGGAGCAGGTGCCGTTGGAGGAAGCGGTGGGCCGGGTGGCCGCGGAGCCCGCCAGCCCCTATCCGCCGGGGGTGCCGGTGATCTGTCCGGGCGAACGGATCGACCGGGCGGTCGTGGAGTACCTCGGATCCGGGGTGGAGCACGGCATGTACGTACCCGATCCGTCGGACCCGGAGCTGCGCACCCTGCGTGTGGTGGCCCGGTGA
- a CDS encoding catalase gives MSSPMDRKREQREAAHPVDPASGPLTTDQGVAVDHTDDSLTVGERGPTLMEDFHFREKLTHFDHERIPERVVHARGAGAYGYFEPYESCAEFTRAAFLQDPSVRTPVFVRFSTVQGPRGSADTVRDVRGFATKFYTSEGNYDLVGNNFPVFFIQDGIKFPDFVHAVKPEPHNDIPTGASAHDTLWDFVSLQPETLHAIMWLMSDRAIPRSYRMMQGFGVHTFRFVTADGRGTFVKFHWKPKLGTHSLVWDEAQECQGRDPDFNRRDLWDAIEAGEFPEWELGVQLVPEEDEFAFDFDLLDATKLIPEELVPVRPIGRMVLDRNPENFFAETEQVAFHTANVVPGIDFTNDPLLQARNFSYLDTQLIRLGGPNFSQLPVNRPVAPVRTNHRDGYHQSAVHRGTNYFPNSLGGGCPAHAGVDPQAYTHLAERVDGAKIRRRSESFKDHHSQPAMFWNSMAPWEKQHIVDAFRFELGKVGALSVRARTVEQLTKVDPELAAEVAKGIGVPVPSDAEPVAYKLASRALSLEAQRGPGSLRTRQIAVLVADGVDAEQVTSVREALAAEGAVVEALAAQDGTVRGADGAEYTVDRALPTVASVLYDAVLLPGGPVATPSPSTDPDAMRFVRDAYRHGKPIGALGSGVGILAALQPEGVRLSSEFHHVVADRGVVTDTAQGTASDDFTREFITAIAAHRHWNRPPTRC, from the coding sequence ATGAGCTCGCCCATGGACCGCAAGCGGGAGCAGCGCGAGGCAGCCCACCCGGTCGACCCGGCGTCGGGCCCCCTCACCACCGACCAGGGCGTGGCCGTCGACCACACCGACGACTCACTGACCGTCGGTGAGCGCGGGCCGACCCTGATGGAGGACTTCCACTTCCGGGAGAAGCTCACCCACTTCGACCACGAGCGGATCCCGGAGCGGGTCGTCCACGCCCGGGGCGCGGGAGCCTACGGGTACTTCGAACCGTACGAGTCCTGCGCGGAGTTCACCCGGGCCGCGTTCCTCCAGGACCCCTCGGTGCGCACCCCGGTCTTCGTACGGTTCTCGACCGTGCAGGGGCCGCGCGGCTCGGCGGACACCGTGCGGGACGTACGTGGCTTCGCGACCAAGTTCTATACCTCGGAGGGCAATTACGACCTGGTCGGGAACAACTTCCCGGTCTTCTTCATCCAGGACGGGATCAAGTTCCCCGACTTCGTGCACGCGGTGAAGCCGGAGCCGCACAACGACATCCCGACGGGCGCGTCCGCGCACGACACGCTCTGGGACTTCGTGTCGCTCCAGCCGGAGACGCTGCACGCGATCATGTGGCTGATGTCCGACCGGGCGATCCCGCGGAGCTACCGCATGATGCAGGGCTTCGGCGTGCACACCTTCCGTTTCGTGACCGCCGACGGGCGGGGAACGTTCGTGAAGTTCCACTGGAAGCCGAAGCTGGGCACGCACTCGCTGGTGTGGGACGAGGCGCAGGAGTGCCAGGGCCGGGACCCGGACTTCAACCGCAGGGATCTGTGGGACGCCATCGAGGCGGGTGAGTTCCCGGAGTGGGAGCTCGGCGTCCAACTGGTGCCGGAGGAGGACGAGTTCGCCTTCGACTTCGATCTGCTCGACGCGACGAAGCTCATCCCGGAGGAGCTGGTGCCGGTGCGGCCGATCGGCCGGATGGTGCTGGACCGCAACCCCGAGAATTTCTTCGCGGAGACCGAACAGGTCGCCTTCCACACCGCGAACGTCGTCCCGGGCATCGACTTCACCAACGACCCGCTGCTCCAGGCCCGCAACTTCTCCTACCTGGACACCCAGTTGATCCGCCTCGGCGGCCCCAACTTCAGTCAGCTGCCGGTGAACCGCCCCGTGGCCCCCGTGCGCACCAACCACCGCGACGGCTATCACCAGTCGGCGGTCCACCGCGGCACGAACTACTTCCCGAACTCCCTCGGCGGGGGCTGCCCGGCCCACGCGGGCGTCGACCCGCAGGCCTACACGCACCTCGCCGAGCGCGTCGACGGCGCCAAGATCCGCCGCCGCAGCGAGAGTTTCAAGGACCACCACAGCCAGCCGGCCATGTTCTGGAACAGCATGGCCCCCTGGGAGAAGCAGCACATCGTGGACGCCTTCCGCTTCGAGCTGGGCAAGGTCGGCGCCCTTTCCGTCCGTGCCCGCACGGTGGAGCAACTGACCAAGGTGGACCCGGAGTTGGCGGCCGAGGTGGCGAAGGGCATCGGGGTGCCCGTCCCGTCGGACGCCGAGCCGGTGGCGTACAAGCTCGCCTCGCGGGCCCTCAGCCTGGAGGCGCAGCGCGGCCCTGGTTCCCTCCGCACCCGGCAGATCGCCGTGCTGGTGGCCGACGGGGTGGACGCCGAGCAGGTGACGAGTGTGCGGGAGGCCCTGGCCGCCGAGGGCGCCGTCGTCGAGGCCCTGGCCGCCCAGGACGGCACGGTACGCGGGGCGGACGGCGCCGAGTACACCGTGGACCGGGCCCTGCCGACGGTGGCGTCGGTCCTGTACGACGCGGTCCTGCTGCCCGGCGGTCCCGTCGCCACACCGTCCCCGTCGACCGATCCCGACGCCATGCGCTTCGTCCGAGACGCCTACCGCCACGGCAAACCGATCGGCGCCCTCGGCTCCGGCGTCGGCATCCTCGCCGCGCTCCAGCCCGAGGGGGTCCGCCTCTCCTCCGAGTTCCACCACGTGGTCGCGGACCGGGGCGTGGTCACGGACACCGCCCAGGGCACCGCGAGCGACGACTTCACCAGGGAGTTCATCACGGCGATAGCGGCCCACCGCCACTGGAACCGCCCACCGACCCGCTGCTGA
- a CDS encoding type 1 glutamine amidotransferase domain-containing protein, producing MRIAFLTAPEGVEQIELTEPWQAAENAGHEPVLVSTKSGRIQAFDHLDKADTFPVDAVVGETPAESFDALVLPGGVANPDFLRMDDKAVSFVRSFFERGRPVAAICHAPWTLVEADVVRGRVLTSWPSLRTDIRNAGGTWVDEQVKVCDHGAGKLVTSRKPDDLKAFCEAFLDVFSQEAA from the coding sequence ATGCGTATCGCATTCCTGACGGCACCCGAGGGTGTGGAACAGATCGAGCTGACCGAGCCCTGGCAGGCGGCGGAGAACGCCGGTCACGAACCCGTGCTGGTGTCGACGAAGTCGGGACGGATCCAGGCCTTCGACCATCTCGACAAGGCGGACACGTTCCCCGTCGACGCCGTGGTGGGCGAGACTCCGGCCGAGTCGTTCGACGCGTTGGTCCTGCCCGGCGGGGTGGCCAACCCGGACTTCCTGCGCATGGACGACAAGGCCGTGTCGTTCGTCCGGTCGTTCTTCGAACGGGGCCGTCCCGTCGCGGCGATCTGTCACGCGCCGTGGACGCTGGTGGAGGCGGACGTGGTGCGCGGCCGGGTCCTGACCTCGTGGCCGAGTCTGCGGACGGACATCCGCAACGCGGGCGGCACCTGGGTGGACGAGCAGGTGAAGGTCTGCGACCACGGCGCGGGCAAGCTGGTGACCAGCCGCAAACCGGACGACCTCAAGGCGTTCTGTGAGGCGTTCCTCGACGTGTTCTCCCAGGAGGCCGCCTGA